From Carassius auratus strain Wakin chromosome 22, ASM336829v1, whole genome shotgun sequence, a single genomic window includes:
- the LOC113040226 gene encoding ectoderm-neural cortex protein 1-like, whose product MSVSNHENRKSRSSSGSMNIQLFHKTSHADSLLTQLNLLRKRRVFTDVVLHAGHRAFPCHRAVLASCSRYFEAMFSGGLKESRDAEVNFHDSLHPEVLELLLDYAYSARVIINEENAESLLEAGDMLQFHDIRDAAAEFLEKNLHPSNCLGMMLLSDAHQCQRLYELSWRMCLANFANLYHTEDFLSLPKDKVQELVFSEELEVEDESIAYEAVIDWVRADIGRRHLDLPDLLRCVRLALLPETYLLKNVASEELVMGHKVGREIVEDAVRCKMKILQNDGVVTGFCARPRKVSQALLLLGGQTFMCDKVYMIDHKAKEITPKTDLPSPRKECSACAIGCKVYVTGGRGSENGASKDVWVYDTLHDEWSKAAPMLVARFGHGSAELDHSLYVVGGHTSLAGSFPASPSVSLKQVEQYNPQSNKWTLVAPLREGVSNAAVVGAKNKLFAFGGTSVNRDKYPKVQCFDPCENRWTVPATCPQLWRYTAAAVVGNHVVVIGGDTEFSASSAYRFNSETFQWTKFGDVTSRRISCHAVASGNRLYVVGGYFGAQRCKTLDCYDPSTDSWDSITSVPYSLIPTAFVSTWKYLPS is encoded by the coding sequence ATGTCTGTCAGTAATCACGAGAACCGAAAGTCAAGGTCAAGCTCTGGGTCCATGAACATCCAGCTGTTCCACAAGACGTCACATGCAGACAGCTTGCTTACCCAACTCAACCTCCTCCGCAAGCGACGTGTCTTCACGGATGTAGTCCTGCACGCCGGACATCGAGCATTTCCATGCCACCGAGCCGTTCTGGCTTCATGTAGTCGCTATTTTGAGGCCATGTTCAGTGGTGGACTAAAAGAGAGTCGAGATGCCGAGGTCAACTTCCACGACTCTTTGCACCCGGAGGTACTGGAGCTCCTGCTAGACTACGCCTACTCGGCCCGGGTGATCATTAACGAGGAAAATGCAGAGTCTTTGCTGGAGGCTGGCGACATGCTCCAGTTCCACGACATCCGTGACGCCGCCGCAGAATTCCTGGAGAAGAATCTGCATCCGTCTAACTGCCTTGGAATGATGCTTCTCTCCGATGCTCATCAGTGCCAGAGGCTGTATGAACTTTCTTGGCGAATGTGTCTGGCGAATTTCGCTAATCTATACCACACTGAAGATTTCCTAAGCTTGCCCAAGGATAAAGTTCAGGAGCTTGTTTTTAGCGAGGAGCTGGAGGTTGAGGACGAAAGTATTGCGTACGAGGCTGTTATTGATTGGGTCAGAGCTGACATTGGAAGGAGGCATCTTGATCTTCCCGACCTTCTGCGCTGTGTTCGACTCGCCTTGCTCCCGGAAACCTATCTGCTAAAGAACGTTGCATCGGAGGAGCTCGTCATGGGACACAAGGTGGGCCGTGAGATTGTGGAGGACGCCGTCCGATGCAAAATGAAGATCCTGCAGAATGACGGCGTTGTCACGGGCTTCTGCGCCCGACCCCGAAAGGTCAGCCAAGCTCTCCTGCTTCTAGGAGGCCAAACGTTCATGTGCGACAAAGTGTACATGATCGATCACAAGGCGAAGGAGATCACTCCCAAAACGGACCTTCCTAGCCCTCGCAAAGAGTGCAGCGCTTGTGCTATTGGCTGTAAAGTATATGTCACAGGTGGTCGAGGGTCAGAAAACGGGGCTTCGAAAGACGTTTGGGTCTACGACACCTTGCATGACGAATGGTCCAAAGCTGCACCGATGCTCGTCGCTAGATTCGGACATGGTTCAGCAGAACTTGACCACAGCCTGTATGTTGTAGGTGGACACACATCCCTTGCGGGGTCATTCCCTGCATCCCCATCTGTGTCTCTAAAACAAGTGGAGCAGTACAACCCCCAATCCAACAAGTGGACACTAGTAGCCCCTCTTCGAGAGGGTGTGAGCAACGCTGCTGTCGTAGGCGCCAAAAACAAACTCTTTGCTTTTGGAGGCACTAGTGTCAACAGGGACAAGTATCCCAAGGTTCAGTGCTTCGACCCCTGTGAGAACAGGTGGACAGTCCCGGCCACTTGTCCCCAGCTCTGGCGTTACACGGCGGCAGCAGTTGTTGGGAACCATGTTGTGGTCATTGGCGGAGATACAGAGTTCTCTGCGAGCTCTGCGTACCGCTTCAACAGTGAGACGTTCCAGTGGACCAAGTTTGGAGACGTGACTTCCAGGAGAATCAGCTGTCATGCGGTGGCGTCGGGGAATCGCCTCTATGTGGTTGGGGGCTACTTTGGGGCGCAGAGGTGTAAAACCTTGGACTGCTATGACCCATCAACGGACTCATGGGACAGCATAACAAGTGTACCATATTCGCTTATCCCAACAGCATTTGTCAGCACGTGGAAGTACCTCCCATCTTGA